A single window of Salvia splendens isolate huo1 chromosome 8, SspV2, whole genome shotgun sequence DNA harbors:
- the LOC121745387 gene encoding protein EXORDIUM-like 3 — translation MAAAVLPFFLILFFFTAPAISWRPWPDSPRNATAALFDGSKKYEGSSEFVKMKYHMGPVLTGNITVYPIWYGAWRTPQKRIIREFISSISAAASRPPSVASWWRTVQQYTDQTGSNISRSVRIGAEKSDRFYAHGKTLTRLSVQSVIKSAVSASTRPLPINPRGGLYLLLTSDDVYVQDFCNNVCGFHYFTFPSIVGYTLPYAWVGNSAKLCPGICAYPFSVPKYIPNLKPVKSPNGDVGVDGMISVIAHEIAEVATNPLVNAWYAGGDPVFPVEIADLCEGIYGTGGGGSYTGQMMNDGQGATYNMNGIRRRFLVQWVWNHLVSYCTGPNALDH, via the coding sequence atggcggcggcggtgctACCCTTCTTTCTCATCCTCTTTTTCTTCACCGCCCCCGCCATCTCGTGGCGGCCGTGGCCCGATTCCCCGCGCAACGCCACCGCGGCTCTCTTCGACGGGTCCAAGAAATACGAGGGGTCGTCGGAATTCGTGAAGATGAAGTACCACATGGGCCCCGTCCTCACCGGCAACATCACCGTCTACCCCATCTGGTACGGCGCGTGGCGCACCCCCCAGAAGCGCATCATCCGCGAGTTCATCTCATccatctccgccgccgcctcccgCCCCCCCTCCGTCGCCTCCTGGTGGCGCACCGTCCAGCAGTACACCGACCAGACGGGCTCCAACATCTCCCGCTCCGTCCGCATCGGCGCCGAGAAGAGCGACCGCTTCTACGCCCACGGAAAAACCCTCACGCGACTCTCCGTCCAGTCCGTCATCAAGTCCGCCGTCTCCGCCTCAACGCGCCCCCTCCCAATCAACCCCCGCGGCGGCCTCTACCTCCTGCTGACGTCGGACGACGTCTACGTCCAGGACTTCTGCAACAACGTCTGCGGCTTCCACTACTTCACCTTCCCGTCCATCGTCGGCTACACGCTCCCCTACGCCTGGGTCGGCAACTCCGCCAAGCTCTGCCCCGGCATCTGCGCCTACCCCTTCTCCGTCCCCAAATACATCCCCAATCTCAAGCCCGTCAAGTCCCCCAACGGCGACGTCGGAGTTGACGGAATGATCAGCGTCATTGCGCACGAGATAGCCGAGGTCGCCACGAATCCGTTAGTTAACGCCTGGTACGCGGGGGGCGACCCCGTGTTCCCCGTCGAAATTGCGGATTTGTGCGAGGGCATTTACGGAACTGGGGGCGGCGGGTCCTACACGGGACAGATGATGAACGACGGACAGGGCGCCACGTATAATATGAACGGCATCCGACGGCGGTTTTTGGTGCAGTGGGTTTGGAACCATCTCGTTAGTTACTGCACTGGCCCTAATGCCCTTGATCACTAA
- the LOC121742947 gene encoding 40S ribosomal protein S20-2-like has translation MAFAAMKPTKLGLEEPQEQVHKIRITLSSKNVKNLEKVCADLVRGAKDKRLRVKGPVRIPTKVLKITTRKSPCGEGTNTFDRFELRVHKRVIDLFSSPDVVKQITSITIEPGVEVEVTIADS, from the exons ATGGCGTTCGCAGCTATGAAACCAACAAAGCTAGGGCTAGAGGAGCCCCAGGAGCAGGTTCACAAGATCCGGATTACCCTTTCTTCCAAGAACGTAAAGAATTTGGAGAAAG TGTGTGCCGACCTGGTACGTGGTGCCAAGGACAAAAGGCTCAGAGTCAAGGGACCAGTGAGGATACCCACTAAGGTTCTCAAGATTACTACTAGGAAGTCTCCCTGTGGTGAAG GTACCAACACCTTTGATAGGTTTGAGCTTAGAGTTCACAAGCGAGTGATCGACCTTTTCAGCTCCCCCGACGTTGTGAAGCAAATTACCTCAATTACCATAGAACCTGGTGTAGAGGTTGAGGTTACAATAGCAGATTCATAG
- the LOC121744851 gene encoding putative late blight resistance protein homolog R1A-10, producing the protein MADAAVEFLLNNLKELLLYHSHLFTDTKKQIESLDTDLRLFNAFLKDSMRKRRKDDRTKELVRNIRDVVYEVEDVIDAFITQAMEKKSTSAFLKFWKPSVNLQDVGRKVVEVREKVDKARVDFANLSVHDQDDNEKSEARPPRLKDVVGFEDVTKELIERLTGDTDYFDVVSVIGMFGLGKTTLAWKIFNYPEILYKFPVRIWLPISQEFSDKDIFLDILKEFITIDDDLRQKDRLQLAVIVADYLSKASFLIVFDDVWSPSDWDRLKVAMPQNNNKGKVLITSRMEDVGASASCPRHPTKLRFFTQDESWELLRLEALHKLDCPTELENVGHLIAKGCGGLPLAIVVIGGILSAKFSANVTEMRKAWDKVSTRVNTYLSENDPANRMNKFISLSYDRLPNHLRACFLYLGVFPEDYEITVSRLIRMWIGEGFIQQNNAYSLEETGEMYLEDLINRNLVTIEKLKPNGKVKTCRIHDALRDFCRTEAGKENENLFQEIKCNNGTWAPPVADLHHYRRLSVHSNCLDFIALKPSGHRVRSFVCFCKDELTLSADHIPNLLGAFKLLRVLDVKLIKLIKITNEMYQLVHVRYIALSTDMSTLPSKFSQLWNLQTLIVDTTSRTLEVKADIWRLTQLRHFKTNASASLPKPSKNSKHGAELQTLSTISEESCTAELLEHASNLKKLGIRGRLALLLEGKIGSFDSVGKMKSVEQLKLVNDVHPNPPIDGQLRCLPQPYQFPSKLKSLTLVGTFLTWNFMSVLGLLETLEVLKLKHKAFMGNTWSATDGGFRHLEFLHIEQTDLAVWEASSHHFPRLRGLVLKNCEKLIAIPIGLADVASFQMLELFVCKPAAASANKIQEAKKKKAHDVFKLSIFPPTD; encoded by the exons ATGGCGGATGCTGCAGTGGAGTTCCTGCTGAACAATCTCAAAGAGCTTTTGCTGTACCACTCTCATCTCTTCACTGATACTAAGAAGCAGATCGAGAGTTTGGACACAGATCTCCGGCTATTCAACGCTTTTCTCAAGGATTCGATGAGAAAGCGGAGAAAGGATGATCGGACAAAGGAGCTTGTTAGAAACATTCGAGATGTTGTATATGAAGTGGAAGATGTGATCGACGCTTTCATTACTCAGGCCATGGAGAAAAAGTCAACCTCCGCTTTCCTCAAATTTTGGAAGCCTTCGGTTAATCTCCAAGACGTTGGCAGAAAGGTCGTGGAGGTCAGAGAGAAGGTCGACAAAGCCAGGGTTGACTTCGCCAACCTCTCCGTCCACGATCAAGACGACAATGAAAAATCTGAG GCTCGGCCGCCAAGGCTGAAAGACGTTGTGGGATTCGAAGACGTGACAAAGGAACTAATAGAGCGTCTGACGGGAGATACGGACTATTTTGATGTGGTTTCTGTTATTGGTATGTTTGGACTAGGCAAGACAACGTTGGCATGGAAGATTTTCAACTATCCGGAGATACTCTACAAGTTCCCTGTCCGGATATGGCTTCCTATTTCTCAGGAGTTCTCTGATAAGGACATCTTTCTAGACATTCTCAAAGAGTTCATTACTATAGATGATGATCTCCGTCAGAAAGACAGATTGCAATTAGCCGTTATAGTCGCTGACTATCTTTCGAAAGCAAGTTTCTTGATCGTCTTTGATGATGTGTGGAGTCCGTCTGATTGGGATAGACTCAAAGTTGCTATGCCTCAGAACAATAACAAGGGTAAAGTACTGATCACTAGTCGTATGGAGGATGTTGGCGCGTCTGCTAGCTGTCCACGACACCCCACCAAGTTGCGTTTCTTTACTCAAGATGAAAGTTGGGAGCTGCTCCGCTTGGAGGCCCTCCACAAGCTGGACTGCCCTACCGAATTGGAAAATGTCGGCCACCTGATTGCAAAAGGTTGTGGGGGACTTCCTCTTGCAATAGTCGTCATTGGAGGCATCCTTTCCGCAAAATTCTCAGCCAATGTAACTGAAATGAGAAAAGCGTGGGATAAAGTGTCCACGCGGGTGAATACATACCTTAGTGAGAATGATCCTGCGAATCGCATGAATAAGTTTATATCCCTAAGTTATGATAGATTGCCTAACCACTTACGCGCGTGCTTTCTTTATTTGGGAGTGTTTCCTGAAGATTATGAGATCACGGTTTCAAGATTGATCCGGATGTGGATTGGAGAAGGATTCATACAACAAAACAATGCCTACAGCTTGGAAGAGACTGGAGAGATGTATCTGGAGGATCTTATCAATAGAAACTTGGTCACAATCGAAAAGCTTAAACCTAATGGTAAGGTCAAAACATGCCGGATTCATGATGCCTTGCGCGATTTCTGCAGAACTGAAGctggaaaagaaaatgaaaatctCTTCCAAGAAATCAAGTGTAACAATGGGACTTGGGCACCTCCAGTTGCTGACTTACACCACTATCGACGTCTCTCTGTTCATTCTAACTGCTTGGACTTCATTGCTTTAAAACCTTCGGGTCATCGTGTCCGCTCATTTGTCTGTTTTTGCAAAGATGAGCTGACATTGTCGGCGGATCACATTCCAAACCTCTTGGGAGCTTTCAAACTTCTCAGAGTCTTGGATGTCAAACTCATCAAACTCATCAAAATTACCAATGAGATGTACCAGTTGGTTCATGTGAGGTATATTGCCTTGTCGACCGATATGTCTACCCTTCCTTCGAAATTCAGCCAGCTTTGGAATTTACAGACTCTTATAGTCGACACAACATCTCGCACTCTTGAAGTTAAAGCAGATATATGGAGATTGACTCAGCTAAGGCATTTCAAGACAAATGCGTCTGCTAGCTTACCCAAGCCGAGTAAGAATAGTAAACATGGCGCAGAGCTTCAAACACTCAGCACAATCTCAGAGGAGAGCTGCACAGCAGAGCTTCTTGAACATGCTTCCAATCTGAAGAAATTAGGCATTCGTGGGCGACTAGCCTTGCTTCTTGAAGGAAAGATTGGCTCCTTTGATAGCGTGGGGAAAATGAAATCTGTTGAACAGCTGAAACTAGTGAATGATGTGCATCCTAATCCACCTATCGATGGTCAACTACGTTGCCTTCCTCAGCCTTATCAATTCCCTTCTAAGCTTAAGAGCCTCACACTCGTTGGGACTTTCCTCACTTGGAATTTCATGTCTGTCCTTGGGTTGCTGGAGACTTTGGAGGTGTTGAAGCTAAAACATAAGGCATTTATGGGGAATACCTGGAGTGCAACTGATGGAGGTTTTCGACATCTTGAATTCTTGCACATTGAGCAGACGGATTTAGCTGTTTGGGAGGCTTCATCGCATCATTTCCCTAGACTCAGAGGCCTTGTGCTTAAGAACTGTGAGAAGCTTATTGCCATTCCGATTGGGCTGGCTGATGTAGCAAGCTTCCAGATGTTGGAGTTGTTCGTTTGTAAACCTGCAGCTGCGTCTGCCAATAAAATTCAAGaggccaagaagaagaaggcacaTGATGTATTCAAGCTCTCCATTTTTCCACCTACTGATTGA